CTATTGATCAACCGTGCGGCCTTTTTACTTGAAAAAGGTCTGGCGCAGAGGGCCAGAGATGTGGACTTTTTGATGGTCGGAGCCCTGGGTTTTCCACCTTTTGCGGGCGGTATTTTGAAATATGGCGACCATATTGGAATAAATGCGGTAATAAATCAATTAAAACAGTTAAGTCAAAGATTAGGTGAACGCTTCGAGACGAGCGCATTGCTGAAACAGATGAGCAGGGAGCGTCAATTATTTTATCCATAAAAGATTGACATTTTGAACACATTGTAATTATTTTTTTTGTAAATTAGCCCTGTAAAAAAGTTGGTAAAATTTAGGAGGTTGCTGTGAATATTGCGGTTTGTATTAAACAAACGCCAGATACCGAAGCCCGGATTAAATTAACGGAGGACCGGCGTCGGGTAGATGAAAGCGATATTAATTTCATTCTGAATCCGTACGATGAGTTTGCGGTAGAAGAAGCCGTAAAATTGAAGGAAAGCAACGGGGGGGAAGTCACCGTCATTTCTTTAGGGCCAGATCGTGTAACCAGCGCCATGCGCACGGCGCTGGCCATGGGCGCGGATAAGGCCATCCATCTCAAAACCGATCGCCATCCGGACGATCCGCTGGTCACGGCAAAGGCTCTGGCCGAAGTTTTACGCGTCGGCAATTACGACCTGATATTTTTAGGCAAGCAGGCAATTGACGACGACCACAACCAGATGCCCTCGTTGTTGGGTTCCCTGCTGGATATGCCGGCCGCCACGGTGGTTATTAAACTGGAGATCGACGGCGACAGAGTCGTGGCCGAGCGCGAGGTCGACGGCGGCCATGAAGTTCTGGAATTCAATTTGCCGGCCATTATCGGCGCTCAGCGCGGGCTTAACGAGCCGCGTTATCCTTCCCTGAAAGGCATTATGCGCGCTAAAAAGATTCAGATCGAAGAACGATCCGTAGCGCTGGAAGCGGAGCAGCTGCAGGTGGAATCTTACGACTACCCGCCGCCTAAAGAAGCGGGTAAAATTGTGGGCGACAGCGCGGACGCTGTGCCGGAGTTACTGCGTTTGCTTCGTGAAGAAGCCAAGGTGCTTTAAGGGTTCAAATGAAAAGGCAGGAGAGATAAAATGAAAATGTTGATATATGGCGAGCATCGCGATGGACAAATTCGTAAAATTACTTTTGAAAACATTACACTGGCGCGTCAATTAGGCGCCGAGTTTGAAGTGGTGTTCATCGGTCAGGTCAACGACAACTTTAAAGAACAGGCTGCAAAATACGGCGCCTCAAAGGTTCTGTTTGTTAAAAATGAAAAGCTGAATACCTACAGCCCGGACGGCTACGCTAAAGTTTTGATGCGCATTATTAAGGATCGCACGCCCGACGTACTGTTGATGGGCGCCACGGCAACAGGCAAAGACCTTGCGCCGCGCGTTTCCGCTCTTTTAAATGCGCCCATGGCCACCGATTGTATTAAAGTGGAATTGGAAAACGGGCAGTTGAAATTAGTGCGCCCCATGTACGCCGGTAAGGTGCGGGCCAATATTCAATTGAACGGCGATTTGCAAATCGTTACGGTGCGTCCTAACGTGTATCAGGCCTCCGAGCAGGCAGTGGATGCCGGCAGCGAAGAGATTTCGGTTGAAGCGCCGGATTTTAAAGCCATCGTTAAAGAAATCGTAAGCGGGGCAAAAGAAAAGCTCGATGTTACTGAAGCGGATATTATTGTCTCCGGCGGTCGGGGCATGAAGGGCCCGGAAAACTGGCATTTAATTGAAGAATTGGCCTCCTTGCTGGGCGCGGCCACCGGCGCTTCGCGTGCGGCGGTGGATGCCGGCTGGCGTCCCCATGACGAGCAGGTCGGCCAAACCGGGAAAACTGTTTCGCCTACCCTTTATATTGCGGTGGGCATTAGCGGCGCCATCCAGCACCTGGCCGGTATGTCCTCTTCCAAATACATTGTGGCCATCAATAAAGACCCTGAAGCGCCGATCTTTAAGATTGCGGATTATGGCATCGTCGCCGACCTCTTTGAAGTACTGCCGCGCATGATCGAAGAGTTAAAAAAAATGAAAAATTAGTTTCTGAAGAAGAATTTTCTTTTTTTTAGAGATGGCCGGACGCCCTGTCCGGCCATTTTATAAAAAGGTAGAGCGGGTTGTAAAAATAACCATGCTTGTTGACGTTCAGGATATCCAACGGCAAAAGTTGAACATTGAAATCAGCCCGATCTCTGCCGCTGCCAGCCCGCGCTTATGACTAATTGAAATGGAAAGGTGGAAACATACGAATGCCGGGACTCTACTGGTCTGGGGAATGATTTCGCCATGAAAACGCGGTCGGGTGCGCAGCGACAAAGCAAACGGCCCAACGATTCCGTTTCTACTTTTTCACTCCAATGGGTCAGTATGTTGCGAAAAAAAAGTCACTTTTTTTGCAGGTGTTTCTTAATTTTCTCTTCCAGATAGCGTCGGTTCAGGGCTTCAATTTTTTTAATGGTTTCGGCAATCTCTTCTTTACTCATGCCCGCGGTCCAGTCTTCCATCAAATACTTATCGGGATGCTCCAGGGCCAGCTCCACAATATTGGAAAGCGGAATCATGTAGTAGCGGTACAATTGATCGATTTTTGCGCACTGTACGTCAAAGTTGATGGTCGATTCGTGCTGAACGTTGGTTTTGACCACAAAATCTTTATCCAGCCGTCCTTTGTTACGAATGACTTGAATGGCCATGTGCAGGTTGCCGATCCAGCTTCCCACATTGTCAAAGTTTAAAATTTTATTAGCGGCGCGCGTGGTAATGCTCAAACCGGATTGAAAATCTGGTTTGCTGTTCAGCACTTTTAGATCCGACAGAAAGTAGATGTACATGTTTTCCAGGTCTTCCATGGCCCAGCGGTTGATGGGATATTTTTCCGTGTCCAGACTGCGCGGCTGACGGCGGGGATAGGTGATAACGATTTCGTCAGGGTCTGCATTGGCAATGTGGTGGTCGTACACGCGGCGAATTTCAGAATAGCTCAATTGAAAATCGGAATCGCTGACGGCCAGATGTTCGGCGTTCAGGGCATTGGCGATTTGCACCAACAATTCCAGAGGATAGGTCAGACCTAACGGCCGTTCATTGTAATGAATGATCTGTACACGCTGCGGTTTGTGGATGCTTCTGGCAAATACGCCGGCCACTCTTTTGGCGCTTTCTTCCCATGGCGCGTAGTCATAAAAAGCCACGGAAGAGCGCAACCCTTCGTCTTCCAGAAAGTCGCGGGGATTGTCGCCGCAAACCGCGACAATGGTTAAAAAGCCTTCCTCGGGGGAAAAATATTTTTTCTGGCCGTGAATGATCTGTTTCAAATCTTCGTAAGACTTTGGGGAATGTAAATATTGCCGGAATCCAAGAATGTATTTCATCTGACTGTCTCCGTTTAGCAAAGCATGATTCAATTTTACACCGTTTTTGATTACTTTGTGGTTTGACGTTGGGCGCCGTGCGACTACCACAAGGCGCCTTACATAGGCGACCACTCTGGCCCCTTAACCCGGCCAGAGCGTCGCTTCGTTTACGATGAGCGCGTTTCCGCTAAAAATAAGTAATCGAAGATAAAAAGCAATTCTTTAATGAAAGGATGGATTAGCTTTTGTTGATGGCCAGCGCCTGGTCTTTGTACTGAAGCTGGTACAAATGGTAGTAAATACCGCGCTGGCTCAGTAGCTGCTGATGTGTGCCTTCTTCACGCAGGCGGCCTTTATGAAAAACCAGGATGCGATCCACGTGTTGAATGGTTGAAAGCCGATGGGCAATAATTAAGGCCGTTCGTTTTTCCATCAGGCGCTGTACCGCTTGCTGAATCAAAATCTCGGTTTCGGTGTCGATATTAGAAGTGGCTTCGTCCAGAATTAAAATGGGCGGATTGACCACCAGCGCGCGCGCAAAGGAGAGTAGCTGCCGTTCTCCCATGGAGAGGATGGTTCCCCGTTCGTTCAGAACGGTATGGTAGCCGTTGGGCAATTTTTCGATAAAAGAATGGGCGTTGACCTGTTTGCAGGCCTCCACCACCTGATTTTCGGAAATGGTCTGGTCGTGCAGCCTCACATTTTCCAGGATGCTGCCGGAGAACAAAAACACATCCTGTAACACCACGGCCATGCTCTTACGCAGGCGCTGCAAGTCCCACTGCCGTACCTCAATATCATCAATCCATATTTCGCCTTTCTGAATATCGTAGTGTCTGGCCAGCAGATTAATCAGGCTGGTTTTTCCGGCGCCGGTGTGACCCACAATGGCGATCTTTTCGCCGGGCATGATCTGAAAGCTGACATCTTTTAAAACGTAATCCGGCTCGTTATAGGCGAACCACACGTTTTTGAAGGCAATTTTTCCCCGAACGGGATCGGCCCACTTTCCATGGGCGGGGCTGGCGATGTCCGGGCGCGTGTCCAGCAAATTAAAAATACGCTCGGCTGAGGCCATGGCCGATTGCAAGATATTGTACTTTTCGGAAAGATCACTGATGGGCATAAAAAACATCTGCGCGTACTGAATGAAGGCGACCAGCGCTCCATAGGTGGTTAAACCCTCGCTTTTTAAAATGCCGCCCTGCCATAATACAATGCCCAGCGCAATGGCGCTGACCAATTCGATGGCCGGATAAAAAATCGCGTAGTAAAAAATCATTTTGAGATAGGCTTCTGTGTGTTTCCAGTTGATCTGTTTAAAAGCCTCAAAGTTCTTTTCTTCGCGATTAAAGACCTGAACTACGCTCATGCCGGTAATGTTTTCCTGAACGTAGGTGTTGATCTGCGCCAGCCATTTTCGCACATTTCGGAAGACGACGCGCACCTTGCGTTTAAAAATCATGGTGATTACAAACAGCACAGGAATCACCGTAAAAGTTAGCAAAGCCAATCGCCAGTTCATGTACATCATGATGATTACAATGCCGGTCAGCAAAAATAGATCGCCGAAAATGCTGATCACGCCCTGGGTAAACATGTCATTTAAGGCCTGAACATCCGATGTAACGCGCGTCATTAACCGTCCCACCGGGTTGCGGTCAAAAAAGCGGAAAGAAAGTTTTTGCAGGTGACCGAAAATATCAGACCGTAGATCGTACATCACCTTTTGACCCAGTAATTGCGTAATGTAGGCCTGAGCGTAGCTTACCATAAAGTTAACGGCCAAAACACCTACATAAAGCGCGGCCAGTATCTTCAGTTTACTAAAATTGCCGCTGGCGATGTAATCGTCAATGGCCAGCTTGGTGAGATAGGGCCCCACAATACGCAGCAAGGAGGCTACAATAATTAACAATATACCGGCCAGGATCAACTGCTTGTAAGGCAGGCCGTATTTTAGCAAACGGCCAAATAATTTCCGGTCGTAAATCTTCCCTTTTATTTCGTCGCTCTGAATCATTGCCTTCCTGATTTCTTTTTAATCAATATCGCGCTACAGAAGAAAGTAAAAAGATTTAATCCAGCTTACGGTATCTGAAGCGCGGCTCATCAGAACACTTCTCTCTTTTTCAACCTCATTACAACATGCCCGGCAGGCCGGTTTATTCCGCTAAATTATTCGTAACGCAGGGCTTCGATGGGGTTGAGCTCTGCGGCTTTGCGCGCCGGGAAAAAGCCAAAAGCAATGCCCACGCCCGCGCTCACGCCAACAGCCAGCGCCACCGACCACCAGCTTACGTAGGTCTCCCAATCCGAAAGTAAGGTAATTCCGTAGCTGAGTACATAACCGGTAAAAATTCCTGCCAGTCCGCCGATTAAACTGAGCAGAACGGCTTCCAGCAAAAACTGGCTTAAGATATCTTTGCGTGTGGCGCCTAACGAGCGGCGAATGCCAATTTCCCGCGTTCGTTCCAGTACCGAGGCCAGCATGATGTTCATGATGCCGATGCCCCCGACCAAAAGTGAAATTCCGGCAATGGTGCCCATTACAATGTTAAACAGCCGTTGGGTTTCCGCGCTTTGTCTCAGCAGTTGTTCGGGCACAATCATCTTAAAATCTTTCTGGTTTTGATGGCGGCGCGTTAAAACCGATTCCGTAATGCGGGCGGTGGCTACAATTTTGTTTTCATCCGGCACATGGAGCACCAGTTGCTGAAGCTGGCTGTCTCTGGCGGGGCGGTCAAAACGCACGTACAGCGTTTGCAGGGGGGCAAAGATCTGCCTGTTAAAATTCACTTCGCTGGCGCCCACCGTGCTCACTGGCTGGTGCGCCAGAACGCCAATGACTCTGAACCACAGTCTGCCCAGTTTTACCAGTTTGCCCAGTGGATTTTCCGCTAAAAACAGATCGCGGGCAACTTCCGCTCCCAGCACGCAAACTTTCTGAAAATGTTCATCATCCCATTCATTAAAAAGGCCGCCCTGTTCTACTTTCAGGTTCATCAACTTAAAAAAGCGGGCGTTGGTGCCCGTAAGCTTTACGGCTTTACTGCGCGTTTTGTAAAAGGCCTCTGTTTCGTAACGGATAACGGGCGCCAGCGCGTCGATGGTAGAAAGAATTTGTTGTAAGGCTTCTGCATCGCTGAACAAGATGTTGCCTTTCTCGCCGGGTTTGCCTTCGCCGTCGCTGCTCTGGATGATAATGTTGTTCAATCCCAGGGCCCGGATTTGCGAAAGCGTCTGGCGGCGGGCGCCTTCTCCAATAGCCAGCATGGCAATAACCGCCGCAACGCCGAATATAATGCCCAGCATGGTTAAAAAGGAGCGTAATTTATGTTCCACAATGCCCTGAAGGCCAATGCGCAGCAGTTCTTCATCGATGCGGAAGAAACGAAGAAGAACTTTGTTTTCAAGAATGTTATTTTCCAGCCAATTTTTCCAGCGCACGTTTTTCCCTTTATCTTAAAATAATGACGCGCCTTGAAACGCTTTTTGGTTTTTTCTTTTTGGGCTTCACTTTATTCTGTGCGGGCGTATCGGATGCGGACGCACGCAATTGGATGCGATCGCCCTCTTTTAAACCTTCGGTAACCACCACAAAATCATCGTTGCTTTGGCCGGTTTTAATGGCGAT
This sequence is a window from Caldithrix abyssi DSM 13497. Protein-coding genes within it:
- a CDS encoding ABC transporter permease, with the translated sequence MRWKNWLENNILENKVLLRFFRIDEELLRIGLQGIVEHKLRSFLTMLGIIFGVAAVIAMLAIGEGARRQTLSQIRALGLNNIIIQSSDGEGKPGEKGNILFSDAEALQQILSTIDALAPVIRYETEAFYKTRSKAVKLTGTNARFFKLMNLKVEQGGLFNEWDDEHFQKVCVLGAEVARDLFLAENPLGKLVKLGRLWFRVIGVLAHQPVSTVGASEVNFNRQIFAPLQTLYVRFDRPARDSQLQQLVLHVPDENKIVATARITESVLTRRHQNQKDFKMIVPEQLLRQSAETQRLFNIVMGTIAGISLLVGGIGIMNIMLASVLERTREIGIRRSLGATRKDILSQFLLEAVLLSLIGGLAGIFTGYVLSYGITLLSDWETYVSWWSVALAVGVSAGVGIAFGFFPARKAAELNPIEALRYE
- a CDS encoding ABC transporter ATP-binding protein, whose product is MIQSDEIKGKIYDRKLFGRLLKYGLPYKQLILAGILLIIVASLLRIVGPYLTKLAIDDYIASGNFSKLKILAALYVGVLAVNFMVSYAQAYITQLLGQKVMYDLRSDIFGHLQKLSFRFFDRNPVGRLMTRVTSDVQALNDMFTQGVISIFGDLFLLTGIVIIMMYMNWRLALLTFTVIPVLFVITMIFKRKVRVVFRNVRKWLAQINTYVQENITGMSVVQVFNREEKNFEAFKQINWKHTEAYLKMIFYYAIFYPAIELVSAIALGIVLWQGGILKSEGLTTYGALVAFIQYAQMFFMPISDLSEKYNILQSAMASAERIFNLLDTRPDIASPAHGKWADPVRGKIAFKNVWFAYNEPDYVLKDVSFQIMPGEKIAIVGHTGAGKTSLINLLARHYDIQKGEIWIDDIEVRQWDLQRLRKSMAVVLQDVFLFSGSILENVRLHDQTISENQVVEACKQVNAHSFIEKLPNGYHTVLNERGTILSMGERQLLSFARALVVNPPILILDEATSNIDTETEILIQQAVQRLMEKRTALIIAHRLSTIQHVDRILVFHKGRLREEGTHQQLLSQRGIYYHLYQLQYKDQALAINKS
- a CDS encoding electron transfer flavoprotein subunit beta/FixA family protein yields the protein MNIAVCIKQTPDTEARIKLTEDRRRVDESDINFILNPYDEFAVEEAVKLKESNGGEVTVISLGPDRVTSAMRTALAMGADKAIHLKTDRHPDDPLVTAKALAEVLRVGNYDLIFLGKQAIDDDHNQMPSLLGSLLDMPAATVVIKLEIDGDRVVAEREVDGGHEVLEFNLPAIIGAQRGLNEPRYPSLKGIMRAKKIQIEERSVALEAEQLQVESYDYPPPKEAGKIVGDSADAVPELLRLLREEAKVL
- a CDS encoding electron transfer flavoprotein subunit alpha/FixB family protein, with product MKMLIYGEHRDGQIRKITFENITLARQLGAEFEVVFIGQVNDNFKEQAAKYGASKVLFVKNEKLNTYSPDGYAKVLMRIIKDRTPDVLLMGATATGKDLAPRVSALLNAPMATDCIKVELENGQLKLVRPMYAGKVRANIQLNGDLQIVTVRPNVYQASEQAVDAGSEEISVEAPDFKAIVKEIVSGAKEKLDVTEADIIVSGGRGMKGPENWHLIEELASLLGAATGASRAAVDAGWRPHDEQVGQTGKTVSPTLYIAVGISGAIQHLAGMSSSKYIVAINKDPEAPIFKIADYGIVADLFEVLPRMIEELKKMKN